The Mercurialis annua linkage group LG2, ddMerAnnu1.2, whole genome shotgun sequence genome contains a region encoding:
- the LOC126668373 gene encoding uncharacterized protein LOC126668373, whose amino-acid sequence MANHLKFLLCCEESYYKQKSRVQWLNLGDSNTKFFHNSLKQRRIVNCIPILQLEDGSTINSSNEIHIEMTRFYKNLFRKGDFNRNHIKREEFRKGFILAEEDGVTFMRKVTEQEVKTAVFSIGPDKAAAPDGYNGHFFKATWRIIKDDLVKSVQEAFISGKILNQIKTTAVTVIPKSSNANSLNDFRPISCYCVSQSYAFVPKRSIAHNIMLAHELVKNYHCNKDYPRCLLKIDLKKAYDSISWDYIEEILIALNFPDNFIILVMNCIRSPSFYIAWCGNKGDSFVSSKGLRQGDPISPHLFVICMEYLSRTLSNTSNVFKFHHGCGPLKVNHLMFADDLLLFFYGDKNSIGFLMECLTEFRNTSGLQVNNSKSQVFFCNVEDSTKRSITCMTGFKEGVLPLRYLGIPLISTKLSRDDCKGIIEKITSKIHSWNSKFLSYAVRMQLIQSVLLNMQVFWATILILPKNVISEIQRICSKFLWSGSSEGRNKAMVAWKEIEKLKKEGGLSIKNMKIWNRVANCKHVWHILNNPNALWVKWINNNKLKRRSLWSVKSHNYTSWIRKGILSIREDVKKLIDFRIGNGVKTDFWNDPWLTGCSMSEKFPKDKMRETGVPKNVAVASLWRNNSWHLPETNDPETEAAWNYIRSNSHINVEEEDTINWKVMKGEKFSISKTWEILRDHHPETKDKLRSWGIVNDDMCVLCGEKTETINHCMFECEIADQIWKTLLPAINCNVEVRSWKRLLSWFCMKARGNSKLAKFRRLVLTTFIYMIWISKNRKAFLGEDCSSTQIINKIRNVLIAKFSEIGSRGPND is encoded by the exons ATGGCTAACCACCTTAAGTTTTTGCTCTGTTGTGAAGAGAGTTATTACAAACAAAAATCCAGGGTCCAATGGCTTAATCTTGGGGATTCTAATACTAAATTTTTTCATAACTCTTTAAAACAAAGGAGAATTGTGAATTGCATTCCTATTTTACAGTTAGAAGATGGGAGTACTATTAATTCCAGCAATGAGATCCATATAGAAATGACAAGGTTTTATAAAAACCTTTTCAGAAAAGGAGACTTTAATAGGAATCATATTAAGAGGGAGGAGTTCAGGAAGGGCTTTATTTTAGCTGAGGAAGATGGTGTTACCTTTATGAGAAAGGTTACCGAGCAGGAAGTTAAAACTGCTGTATTTTCTATTGGGCCTGACAAGGCAGCAGCCCCTGATGGATACAATGGGCATTTCTTCAAAGCAACTTGGAGAATTATTAAGGATGATCTGGTGAAATCTGTTCAGGAGGCCTTCATTTCTGGTAAGATTCTTAACCAGATTAAAACTACTGCTGTAACTGTTATTCCTAAGTCTAGTAATGCAAATAGTCTTAATGACTTTAGACCTATTTCTTGCT ATTGTGTCTCCCAATCATATGCTTTTGTGCCTAAAAGGTCTATTGCCCACAACATCATGCTTGCCCATGAATTAGTGAAAAATTATCACTGTAATAAGGACTATCCTAGGTGTCTCCTGAAAATAGACCTTAAGAAAGCCTATGATTCTATTTCCTGGGATTACATTGAAGAAATTTTGATTGCCTTAAACTTTCCTGACAATTTCATTATTCTTGTAATGAATTGTATTAGATCCCCTAGTTTCTATATTGCTTGGTGTGGTAATAAAGGTGATAGTTTTGTCTCTAGCAAAGGGCTGAGGCAAGGGGATCCTATATCTCCCCACTTATTTGTGATTTGTATGGAGTACTTATCAAGAACTTTAAGTAATACTAGTAATGTTTTCAAATTTCACCATGGGTGTGGCCCTCTTAAAGTCAATCACTTGATGTTTGCTGATGATTTATTGCTTTTCTTCTATGGGGATAAAAACTCTATTGGTTTCCTTATGGAGTGTCTTACTGAGTTTAGAAACACTTCTGGCCTTCAAGTTAATAATAGTAAGAGCCAAGTGTTTTTCTGCAATGTGGAAGATAGTACTAAAAGAAGTATCACGTGCATGACTGGCTTTAAAGAAGGGGTTCTACCCTTGAGGTACTTGGGAATTCCTTTGATTTCTACCAAGCTCTCTAGAGATGATTGCAAAGGGATCATTGAAAAAATCACCAGCAAAATTCACTCTTGGAACAGTAAGTTCCTCTCTTATGCTGTCAGAATGCAGTTGATTCAGTCAGTGCTCCTCAATATGCAAGTTTTCTGGGCTACTATTCTCATCCTTCCTAAGAATGTGATTAGTGAGATTCAAAGAATTTGCTCAAAGTTCTTATGGTCTGGATCTAGTGAGGGCAGGAACAAAGCTATGGTAGCTTGGAAAGAGATTGAAAAGTTAAAGAAAGAGGGTGGtcttagtattaaaaatatgaaaatttggAATAGAGTAGCTAACTGTAAACATGTTTGGCACATTTTGAATAATCCCAATGCTCTATGGGTTAAATGGATTAACaacaacaaattaaaaagaagaagTTTGTGGAGTGTTAAGTCTCATAACTACACAAGTTGGATCAGGAAAGGCATTCTTAGTATCAGAGAGGATGTGAAGAAGCTCATTGATTTCAGAATAGGAAATGGGGTTAAGACTGACTTTTGGAATGACCCTTGGCTTACAGGGTGTTCTATGAGTGAAAAGTTTCCAAAAGATAAAATGAGAGAGACTGGAGTCCCTAAGAATGTTGCTGTGGCAAGCTTATGGAGGAATAACTCTTGGCATCTCCCTGAAACCAATGACCCTGAAACAGAAGCAGCTTGGAATTATATCAGGAGTAATAGTCATATCAATGTTGAGGAGGAAGATACCATTAATTGGAAAGTGatgaaaggagaaaagttttcTATTAGTAAGACATGGGAGATTTTAAGAGACCATCACCCTGAG ACCAAGGATAAGCTCAGGTCATGGGGTATTGTTAATGATGACATGTGTGTACTTTGTGGTGAGAAAACTGAGACCATCAACCATTGTATGTTTGAGTGTGAGATTGCAGATCAAATTTGGAAAACTCTGTTACCTGCAATCAATTGTAATGTTGAAGTTAGATCTTGGAAAAGACTGCTAAGTTGGTTTTGCATGAAAGCTCGGGGGAATAGCAAGCTTGCTAAATTCAGAAGATTGGTTCTCACAACTTTTATCTACATGATTTGGATCTCTAAGAACAGAAAAGCTTTTCTGGGGGAAGATTGTTCTTCAACTCAAATTATCAACAAAATCAGAAATGTCTTGATTGCAAAATTTAGTGAGATTGGGAGCAGAGGTCCTAATGATTAG